Proteins from one Rhineura floridana isolate rRhiFlo1 chromosome 16, rRhiFlo1.hap2, whole genome shotgun sequence genomic window:
- the LOC133371515 gene encoding borealin-like has protein sequence MAPRKKTTRGASKNSVKSKKVDAFLKDFDREVNARIDQARVDGENLLKEIENLYDMEIFRFPMAVREMNWLSYLAAGGSEQALQKVASADSDILEITKLASEAIQTPVKTTRKAAKVKQAIETIDEEVGSSVLPAGKRSRQEGKAAGAPEPETLCQKLGKFDHIYEQEGKL, from the exons ATGGCTCCGAGGAAGAAAACCACACGGGGCGCCAGTAAGAATTCCGTGAAAAGCAAAAAGGTGGATGCGTTCCTGAAGGATTTTGACCGGGAAGTCAATGCACGCATTGACCAAGCAAGGGTAGACGGTGAGAACCTCCTGAAGGAAATCGAAAACTTGTACGACATGGAAATCTTCCGCTTTCCCATGGCCGTGAGGGAGATGAACTGGCTCAGCTATTTGGCTGCAGGAGGAAGTGAGCAGGCCCTGCAGAAAGTTGCCTCAGCAGATTCAGACATACTGGAAATCACCAAACTAGCATCTGAAGCTATTCAGACTCCTGTCAAAACCACGAGGAAAGCTGCCAAAGTCAAACAGGCCATTGAAACCATAGATGAAGAGGTGGGCTCATCTGTCCTGCCTGCAGGCAAGAGGTCCCGGCAGGAGGGCAAGGCTGCTGGAGCGCCAGAACCGGAGACTCTTTGTCAGAAACTGGGGAAG TTTGATCACATTTATGAACAAGAGGGAAAGCTATAA